A genomic region of Streptomyces sp. NBC_00247 contains the following coding sequences:
- a CDS encoding Gfo/Idh/MocA family protein, translating into MTTPLPIVLAGARGHGRWHLANIERLQRQGVVRLAGICELTPLTEAELGVFTAEPPRQSSDFGALLDATGARAAVVCTPIPTHTDLALTAARRGVHLLLEKPPAATFADFTRMSDGVREAGTACQIGFQSFGSHAVPVIRELVADGAIGSLRGIGAAGAWVREEAYFRRAPWAGRRRLGSTDVVDGVLTNPLAHAVATSLELAGKGAAEDVADIETELFRAHDIEADDTSSLRVTTTDGLAVTVCVTLCAERAAEPYVVVHGDRGRITFWYKQDRVLLQRAGHGPEETVHGRTDLLENLAAHLADDTPLLVPPHRTGAFMRVVEAVRTGAEPAALPADAWYSEPATQGPRRVVKGIDAVVDAGADSLALFSELGAPWARSREVSAS; encoded by the coding sequence ATGACCACCCCCCTCCCGATCGTCCTGGCCGGCGCCAGGGGCCACGGCCGCTGGCACCTCGCCAACATCGAGCGCCTCCAGCGCCAGGGCGTCGTCCGGCTCGCCGGAATCTGCGAGCTGACCCCCCTGACCGAGGCCGAACTCGGAGTGTTCACCGCCGAACCCCCCCGGCAGTCCTCCGACTTCGGCGCACTGCTCGACGCCACCGGCGCCCGTGCGGCCGTCGTCTGCACGCCGATCCCGACCCACACGGACCTCGCGCTGACCGCCGCCCGGCGCGGCGTCCACCTCCTCCTGGAGAAGCCCCCGGCGGCCACCTTCGCCGACTTCACCCGGATGAGCGACGGCGTACGGGAAGCGGGAACCGCCTGCCAGATCGGCTTCCAGTCCTTCGGCTCGCACGCGGTGCCCGTCATCCGCGAGCTCGTCGCCGACGGTGCGATCGGGTCCCTCCGGGGCATCGGCGCGGCCGGCGCCTGGGTGCGCGAGGAGGCCTACTTCCGGCGCGCGCCCTGGGCCGGGCGCCGTCGGCTCGGCTCCACCGACGTGGTCGACGGGGTCCTCACCAACCCGCTCGCCCACGCCGTCGCCACCTCCCTCGAACTCGCGGGGAAGGGCGCCGCCGAGGACGTCGCCGACATCGAGACCGAGCTCTTCCGGGCCCACGACATCGAGGCGGACGACACCAGCAGCCTCCGCGTGACCACCACCGACGGCCTGGCCGTCACGGTCTGCGTCACACTCTGCGCCGAACGCGCCGCCGAGCCGTACGTCGTCGTCCACGGCGACCGGGGCCGGATCACCTTCTGGTACAAACAGGACCGGGTCCTCCTCCAGCGCGCCGGACACGGCCCGGAGGAGACCGTGCACGGCCGCACCGACCTGCTGGAGAACCTCGCCGCCCACCTCGCGGACGACACCCCCCTCCTGGTGCCCCCGCACCGCACCGGCGCCTTCATGCGCGTGGTCGAGGCGGTACGCACCGGAGCCGAGCCCGCCGCCCTGCCCGCCGACGCCTGGTACAGCGAGCCCGCCACCCAGGGGCCCCGGCGCGTGGTCAAGGGCATCGACGCCGTGGTCGACGCGGGCGCCGACTCCCTCGCCCTGTTCTCCGAACTCGGCGCCCCCTGGGCCCGCTCCCGCGAGGTGAGCGCCTCGTGA
- a CDS encoding PmoA family protein, whose product MNTLRLSCAGRPVGRYSYLPGDHDGRPYLHPVTTLAGIPVTEERPADHRHHLGASVAVPDVAGYNFWGGRTFVRDQGPTALDNHGVQRHLGWKLRDPDGFVEELGWVADGTELLREHRTVAVVPLTGTAWALDFSFSLTNRGRAALSIGSPATNGRPGAGYGGFFWRAPKEDRAPEVFSATDDGEEAVHGRRADWLALAGDGWTLVFAGATGDTRHDPWFVRTAEYPGVGSSLAAEDRLPVEPGETVVRRVVTVVADGRLGRDEAAALVRKVVTA is encoded by the coding sequence GTGAACACCCTCCGCCTCAGCTGCGCGGGCCGCCCCGTGGGCCGCTACAGCTACCTCCCCGGGGACCACGACGGACGCCCCTACCTGCACCCCGTCACCACCCTCGCGGGCATCCCCGTCACCGAGGAACGCCCCGCCGACCACCGGCACCACCTGGGCGCCTCCGTCGCCGTGCCCGACGTCGCCGGGTACAACTTCTGGGGCGGGCGCACCTTCGTCCGCGACCAGGGACCCACCGCGCTCGACAACCACGGCGTCCAGCGCCACCTGGGCTGGAAACTCCGCGATCCGGACGGCTTCGTCGAGGAGCTCGGCTGGGTGGCCGACGGCACCGAACTGCTCCGCGAGCACCGCACGGTGGCCGTCGTCCCGCTGACCGGCACCGCCTGGGCGCTGGACTTCTCCTTCTCGCTCACCAACCGCGGCCGGGCCGCCCTCTCCATCGGCAGCCCCGCCACCAACGGCCGCCCCGGCGCCGGTTACGGCGGGTTCTTCTGGCGGGCGCCCAAGGAGGACCGGGCACCCGAGGTGTTCAGCGCCACCGACGACGGTGAGGAGGCGGTGCACGGCCGCCGGGCCGACTGGCTCGCGCTGGCCGGCGACGGGTGGACCCTCGTCTTCGCCGGGGCGACCGGGGACACCCGGCACGACCCGTGGTTCGTCCGCACCGCGGAGTACCCGGGCGTCGGCTCCTCCCTCGCGGCCGAGGACCGGCTGCCGGTGGAGCCCGGCGAGACCGTCGTGCGGCGGGTCGTCACCGTCGTGGCGGACGGACGGCTCGGCCGCGACGAGGCGGCTGCCCTCGTCCGCAAGGTGGTGACGGCGTGA
- a CDS encoding glycoside hydrolase family 43 protein, with translation MSRPWTADRGDGTYRNPVLNADWSDPDVVRVGDDYYLTASSFGRAPGLPLLHSRDLVNWSLIGHALDTLEPAADFAAPRHDRGVWAPSIRHHAGRFWIFWGDPDHGIRQINAEDVRGPWSEPHLVKAGKGLIDACPLWDEETGEAYLVHAWAKSRSGIKNRLTGHRMSADGRELLDEGATLIDGDLIPGWFTLEGPKVYRHDGEFWIFAPAGGVTTGWQGAFRSKDFFGPYEERVVLAQGRTEVNGPHQGGWVRTPAGEDWFLHFQERGAYGRVVHLQPMRWDETGWPVLGDDGEPFLVHAKPIAPQQPVEAPAFADGFPGGRHGRQWQWTANPRAGWTVEHAGDGLRLACVRTPHAHDLRTLANVLVQRLPAEEFTAEVSLALGSDVPGAKAGFAVLGDAFSWIGLERGEDGSVSLVHRYAESVAEHERDAAPARPAPEGRVRLRVEVSAGARCRFHADTGDGFRPSGQVFAAEPWRWVGALLGLFATAPTGTGPAGTAEFTAFGNPADPAGPR, from the coding sequence GTGAGCAGACCCTGGACCGCGGACCGCGGCGACGGCACCTACCGCAACCCGGTGCTCAACGCCGACTGGTCCGACCCGGACGTCGTGCGGGTCGGCGACGACTACTACCTCACCGCGTCCAGCTTCGGCCGCGCCCCCGGACTGCCGCTGCTGCACTCCCGGGACCTGGTCAACTGGTCCCTGATCGGACACGCCCTCGACACCCTCGAACCGGCCGCCGACTTCGCAGCTCCACGCCACGACCGGGGCGTCTGGGCACCCTCGATCCGCCACCACGCGGGCCGGTTCTGGATCTTCTGGGGCGATCCCGACCACGGCATCCGGCAGATCAACGCCGAGGACGTGCGCGGGCCCTGGAGCGAGCCGCATCTGGTGAAGGCGGGCAAGGGGCTGATCGACGCCTGTCCGCTCTGGGACGAGGAGACCGGCGAGGCCTACCTCGTGCACGCCTGGGCCAAGTCGCGCTCCGGGATCAAGAACCGGCTGACCGGCCACCGGATGAGCGCCGACGGCCGCGAACTGCTCGACGAGGGAGCGACGTTGATCGACGGGGACCTGATCCCCGGCTGGTTCACCCTCGAAGGGCCCAAGGTCTACCGGCACGACGGCGAGTTCTGGATCTTCGCCCCGGCGGGCGGGGTGACCACGGGCTGGCAGGGCGCGTTCCGGTCGAAGGACTTCTTCGGGCCGTACGAGGAGCGCGTCGTCCTGGCCCAGGGGCGGACCGAGGTCAACGGCCCCCACCAGGGCGGCTGGGTCCGCACCCCGGCCGGCGAGGACTGGTTCCTGCACTTCCAGGAGCGGGGCGCGTACGGACGGGTCGTCCACCTCCAGCCGATGCGCTGGGACGAGACGGGGTGGCCGGTCCTCGGCGACGACGGCGAACCCTTCCTCGTGCACGCCAAGCCCATCGCGCCCCAGCAGCCGGTGGAGGCACCGGCGTTCGCGGACGGCTTCCCCGGTGGACGGCACGGACGGCAGTGGCAGTGGACCGCCAACCCGCGGGCCGGCTGGACCGTCGAGCACGCCGGGGACGGGCTGCGGCTCGCCTGCGTGCGCACCCCGCACGCGCACGACCTGCGGACCCTGGCGAACGTCCTCGTCCAGCGGCTGCCCGCCGAGGAGTTCACCGCGGAGGTGTCGCTCGCCCTCGGCAGCGACGTGCCCGGCGCCAAGGCGGGCTTCGCCGTGCTCGGTGACGCGTTCAGCTGGATCGGCCTCGAACGGGGCGAGGACGGCTCGGTGTCGCTCGTCCACCGGTACGCGGAGAGCGTCGCCGAACACGAAAGGGACGCCGCACCGGCCCGGCCGGCGCCCGAAGGGCGGGTACGGCTCCGCGTCGAGGTGAGTGCCGGCGCGCGCTGCCGCTTCCACGCCGACACCGGGGACGGCTTCCGCCCCTCCGGCCAGGTCTTCGCCGCCGAACCCTGGCGCTGGGTCGGCGCGCTGCTGGGCCTCTTCGCCACCGCGCCCACCGGGACCGGGCCCGCGGGGACCGCCGAGTTCACCGCCTTCGGCAACCCGGCCGACCCGGCCGGGCCACGGTAG
- a CDS encoding pectinesterase family protein, with the protein MTHLRTTRTRASTLAAALALAGAFLLPASPAALASAPAQDTAGPSGARGSWSDTPHGFASLAGGTTGGAGGPVVTVTTQAELARYAGAEGRYVIRVAGSLAVEPFGHDVDVTSDKTITGVGDTAEIVHGELHLGPGTHNVIIRNLTIRDSYVEGDWDGKTTDFDAIQMDTADHVWIDHNRFTHMGDGLLDIRKDSRYITVSYNQFTQHNKAFGIGWTTNVSTEITIDHNWFTGTKQRNPSADNCAYAHLYNNYVSAQVADGDPVWTYGNWARGATKMVIENSYYRDVQHPYQADATAQLVQRGSILKNTTGRTDTRGAAFDPHAFYPYRLDRAADVPGIVTRDSGPQKDIGTDTVLRVPADYPTVQAAVDAVPQGNDGRITVRLAPGTYREHVRIGKNQPYVSLVGTGERRSDTLIVFDTPQGELKPDGTTQGSTGSATVLVEGHDFTAENLTFSNDFDEAAVEISGEQALAVKTTGDRLTFENTGFLGNQDTLMTDTPALTQKARVYITGSYVEGDVDFLYGRATTVVEKSVIKALSRGSDTNNGYITAASTWKENPYGILITRSRVISDAPADSFHLGRPWHPSGNPDAIGQVLIRETSLPAAVKATPWSDMSGFPWREARFSEYRTYGPGAAATPDRPQMSPADAALHEVGDYLAGEDGWAPHRRR; encoded by the coding sequence ATGACGCACCTCCGTACCACGCGCACCAGGGCAAGCACGCTCGCAGCGGCGCTCGCCCTCGCCGGAGCCTTCCTCCTGCCCGCGAGCCCGGCCGCCCTGGCGTCGGCCCCCGCGCAGGACACCGCGGGACCGTCCGGTGCCCGCGGCTCCTGGTCCGACACCCCGCACGGCTTCGCCTCGCTGGCCGGCGGAACGACCGGAGGCGCGGGCGGACCGGTCGTCACCGTCACCACCCAGGCCGAGCTGGCGAGGTACGCGGGCGCCGAAGGGCGCTACGTCATCCGGGTCGCGGGCTCGCTGGCCGTGGAGCCCTTCGGCCACGACGTCGACGTCACCTCCGACAAGACCATCACCGGCGTCGGGGACACCGCCGAGATCGTGCACGGCGAACTCCACCTCGGCCCCGGCACCCACAACGTGATCATCCGCAACCTGACCATCCGCGACAGCTACGTCGAGGGCGACTGGGACGGGAAGACCACGGACTTCGACGCCATCCAGATGGACACCGCCGACCACGTCTGGATCGACCACAACCGCTTCACGCACATGGGCGACGGCCTGCTCGACATCCGTAAGGACAGCCGGTACATCACCGTCTCGTACAACCAGTTCACCCAGCACAACAAGGCGTTCGGTATCGGCTGGACGACGAACGTGAGCACCGAGATCACCATCGACCACAACTGGTTCACCGGAACCAAGCAGCGCAACCCCTCCGCCGACAACTGCGCCTACGCCCACCTCTACAACAACTACGTCTCCGCGCAGGTCGCGGACGGCGACCCGGTGTGGACGTACGGCAACTGGGCACGCGGCGCCACCAAGATGGTCATCGAGAACAGCTACTACCGGGACGTCCAGCACCCCTACCAGGCGGACGCCACCGCCCAACTCGTCCAGCGCGGCTCGATCCTGAAGAACACCACGGGCCGCACCGACACCCGGGGCGCGGCCTTCGACCCGCACGCCTTCTACCCGTACCGGCTCGACCGCGCCGCCGACGTGCCGGGAATCGTCACCCGCGACTCCGGCCCGCAGAAGGACATCGGTACCGACACCGTGCTGCGCGTGCCGGCCGACTACCCCACCGTGCAGGCGGCGGTCGACGCCGTGCCGCAGGGCAACGACGGCCGGATCACCGTGCGCCTGGCGCCCGGCACGTACCGGGAGCACGTCCGGATCGGCAAGAACCAGCCGTACGTCTCCCTCGTCGGCACCGGCGAGCGGCGCTCGGACACGTTGATCGTCTTCGACACCCCGCAGGGCGAACTCAAGCCGGACGGCACCACCCAGGGGTCCACCGGCAGCGCCACCGTCCTGGTGGAGGGCCACGACTTCACGGCCGAGAACCTCACCTTCTCCAACGACTTCGACGAGGCCGCCGTGGAGATCAGCGGCGAGCAGGCGCTCGCGGTGAAGACCACCGGCGACCGGCTGACCTTCGAGAACACCGGGTTCCTCGGCAACCAGGACACCCTGATGACCGATACCCCGGCTCTCACCCAGAAGGCCCGCGTCTACATCACCGGCTCGTACGTCGAAGGCGACGTCGACTTCCTCTACGGCCGTGCCACCACCGTCGTCGAGAAGTCCGTGATCAAGGCGCTCAGCCGTGGCTCGGACACGAACAACGGCTACATCACGGCCGCTTCGACCTGGAAGGAGAACCCGTACGGCATCCTGATCACCCGCAGCCGGGTCATCAGCGACGCTCCCGCGGACTCCTTCCACCTCGGCCGCCCCTGGCACCCGAGCGGCAACCCGGACGCGATCGGCCAGGTGCTGATCCGCGAGACGTCGCTGCCCGCCGCCGTCAAGGCGACCCCCTGGTCCGACATGAGCGGCTTCCCCTGGCGGGAAGCCCGGTTCAGCGAGTACCGGACCTACGGTCCCGGCGCCGCCGCCACCCCGGACCGCCCCCAGATGTCCCCGGCCGACGCCGCGCTCCACGAGGTGGGCGACTACCTCGCGGGCGAGGACGGCTGGGCACCGCACCGCCGGCGCTGA
- a CDS encoding ABC transporter substrate-binding protein has translation MTISKKSRGRAAAAVSLTAMLALTATACGDDGSSSGTEGSGKGEITFWDNNGGPRTEIWTEIIKDFEKENPDIKVKYVPIPIADVQSKYDTAIAGGGLPDVGGVGTAYLANIVSQEALEPVQDRIEKSSLKGKLVEGMVASVKDAGGRGDDMYSVPTSANNGTLWYRTDLFQAAGLDAPSTWAKFYEAADKLTDTKNNKFGYTIRGGAGSIAQALDASYGQSGITDFWNGDTTTVNDPKNVAALEKYVGLFKKATPSADVNNDFTKMVAQWDTGTIGMLSHNLGSYQDHVKALGDDKFAGIPNPIGDGGTRVQVSNPVDGLGLFRSSKNKTAAWKFIEFAASHASNSKWNESAGAIPANTEAAQDSWITASEPTALAAGALTDGSTKIVNLPYYLPDWNNISKADNEPEFQKLLLGKISAKDFLDKIAGELNAAQKEWKELGNG, from the coding sequence ATGACCATTTCCAAGAAGTCCCGGGGGCGCGCCGCGGCAGCGGTCTCGCTGACCGCGATGCTCGCCCTGACGGCCACCGCGTGCGGTGACGACGGCAGCAGCTCCGGCACCGAGGGCAGCGGCAAGGGCGAGATCACCTTCTGGGACAACAACGGTGGCCCGCGCACCGAGATCTGGACCGAGATCATCAAGGATTTCGAGAAGGAGAACCCGGACATCAAGGTCAAGTACGTCCCGATCCCGATCGCCGACGTGCAGTCCAAGTACGACACCGCCATCGCGGGCGGCGGCCTGCCGGACGTCGGCGGTGTCGGTACGGCCTATCTCGCCAACATCGTCTCGCAGGAGGCGCTGGAGCCGGTCCAGGACCGGATCGAGAAGTCCTCGCTGAAGGGCAAGCTCGTCGAGGGCATGGTCGCGAGCGTCAAGGACGCGGGCGGCCGGGGCGACGACATGTACTCCGTGCCGACCTCCGCGAACAACGGAACCCTCTGGTACCGGACCGACCTCTTCCAGGCGGCCGGTCTGGACGCGCCCTCCACCTGGGCGAAGTTCTACGAGGCGGCCGACAAGCTGACCGACACCAAGAACAACAAGTTCGGCTACACCATCAGAGGCGGGGCGGGCTCCATCGCCCAGGCTCTGGACGCCTCCTACGGCCAGTCCGGCATCACGGACTTCTGGAACGGCGACACCACCACCGTCAACGACCCCAAGAACGTCGCGGCGCTGGAGAAGTACGTCGGCCTCTTCAAGAAGGCGACGCCGTCCGCCGACGTCAACAACGACTTCACCAAGATGGTCGCGCAGTGGGACACCGGCACCATCGGGATGCTGAGCCACAACCTCGGCTCCTACCAGGACCACGTGAAGGCGCTCGGCGACGACAAGTTCGCCGGTATCCCGAACCCGATCGGTGACGGCGGCACCCGCGTCCAGGTCTCCAACCCCGTCGACGGACTCGGACTCTTCCGCAGCAGCAAGAACAAGACCGCGGCCTGGAAGTTCATCGAGTTCGCCGCCTCGCACGCCTCCAACAGCAAGTGGAACGAGTCGGCCGGCGCCATCCCCGCCAACACCGAGGCTGCCCAGGACTCCTGGATCACCGCCTCCGAGCCGACCGCGCTCGCGGCCGGGGCACTCACCGACGGCAGCACCAAGATCGTGAACCTGCCGTACTACCTGCCCGACTGGAACAACATCTCCAAGGCCGACAACGAGCCCGAGTTCCAGAAGCTGCTGCTCGGCAAGATCTCCGCGAAGGACTTCCTGGACAAGATCGCCGGCGAGCTGAACGCGGCCCAGAAGGAGTGGAAGGAACTGGGCAACGGCTGA
- a CDS encoding rhamnogalacturonan acetylesterase has translation MSLTRRRTAAALAALPLALAALPAEARGREPRPRPRTVHIAGDSTAAQKYSDAAPETGWGMALPFFLGQGLRVANHAMNGRSSKSFVDEGLLAALLPDVRPGDFLFVQFGHNDEKTTDPLRGTDPWTTYQDHLRLYVAEARARHARPVLLTPVERRRFAEDGTAKPSHGEYPAAMRALAAEERVPLIDTQALTLARWQELGPEATQDYFNWLAPGVSPNYPDGVQDNTHLQPRGAVDVARTTARALLDARVLGPGDVRRLGAPVPARWITWPPPQP, from the coding sequence GTGTCACTCACCCGCAGACGGACGGCGGCCGCACTAGCGGCCCTGCCCCTCGCCCTCGCCGCCTTGCCGGCCGAGGCGCGGGGCCGGGAACCACGTCCCCGTCCCCGTACCGTGCACATCGCCGGCGACTCGACGGCCGCGCAGAAGTACTCCGACGCCGCGCCCGAGACCGGCTGGGGCATGGCCTTGCCCTTCTTCCTCGGCCAGGGACTGCGCGTCGCCAACCATGCGATGAACGGCCGCAGTTCCAAGAGTTTCGTCGACGAGGGCCTGCTCGCCGCGCTGCTGCCCGACGTGCGCCCCGGTGACTTCCTGTTCGTCCAGTTCGGGCACAACGACGAGAAGACCACCGACCCGCTCCGCGGCACCGACCCCTGGACGACCTACCAGGACCACCTGCGCCTCTACGTCGCGGAGGCCCGCGCCCGGCACGCCCGGCCCGTCCTGCTCACCCCGGTGGAGCGTCGCCGCTTCGCCGAGGACGGCACCGCCAAGCCCAGCCACGGGGAGTACCCGGCGGCGATGCGCGCCCTGGCCGCCGAAGAGCGGGTCCCGCTGATCGACACCCAGGCGCTCACCCTCGCCCGTTGGCAGGAGCTGGGGCCCGAGGCCACCCAGGACTACTTCAACTGGCTGGCGCCCGGCGTGTCGCCGAACTATCCGGACGGCGTGCAGGACAACACGCATCTCCAGCCGCGCGGCGCCGTCGACGTGGCCCGGACCACCGCCCGCGCCCTGCTGGACGCCCGGGTGCTCGGCCCCGGCGACGTGCGCCGGCTCGGAGCCCCCGTCCCGGCCCGGTGGATCACCTGGCCGCCGCCGCAACCCTGA
- a CDS encoding pectate lyase family protein: MPARMRHLRAITVVMGCASLALAVSLPAQAASRPHSKPVERAVLPAHDGWASADGSTTGGSAATRDHVYTVTNRAELIAAFEDAGDAPKIVKIAGTVHGNSDVNGTPIGCEDYYTGGYTLEKYLAAYDPAVWGTDAVPSGPLEDARAASAALQAAAVNVPVPSNTTLIGVGDDATVIGASLQIKDVSNVIVRNLSFEDTYDCFPQWDPTDTETGAWNSEYDNLVVTNSTHVWVDHNTFSDGDRPDSAQPYYFGTVYQQHDGLFDIVRGADLVTVSWNVLKDHDKTMLIGNSDSAGATDRGKLRVTLHHNLFQNLKERAPRVRFGQVDSYNNHFVAQTGHAYGYSYGIGIESQLVAEHNAFTLSADHDPALILKKWKESPLTAGDNYVNGKKTDLIAVHNAGVPAEQLASGAGWTPVLRTKVDSPRAVPALVDREAGAGGHC, from the coding sequence ATGCCCGCACGCATGCGCCACCTCCGTGCCATCACCGTGGTGATGGGCTGCGCCTCCCTCGCCCTCGCCGTGTCGCTGCCGGCCCAGGCCGCCTCCCGGCCGCACTCGAAGCCGGTGGAGCGCGCCGTGCTGCCCGCCCACGACGGCTGGGCCTCCGCGGACGGCTCGACCACCGGCGGGTCGGCGGCCACCCGCGACCACGTGTACACGGTCACCAACCGCGCCGAGCTGATCGCCGCGTTCGAGGACGCCGGCGACGCCCCCAAGATCGTCAAGATCGCCGGGACCGTCCACGGCAACTCCGACGTGAACGGCACCCCCATCGGCTGCGAGGACTACTACACCGGCGGCTACACCCTGGAGAAGTACCTCGCCGCCTACGACCCGGCGGTCTGGGGCACCGACGCCGTTCCCAGCGGCCCGCTGGAGGACGCCCGCGCCGCCTCCGCCGCGCTCCAGGCGGCGGCCGTCAACGTGCCCGTCCCCTCGAACACCACCCTGATCGGCGTCGGCGACGACGCCACCGTCATCGGGGCCAGCCTCCAGATCAAGGACGTCTCCAACGTCATCGTCCGCAACCTGAGCTTCGAGGACACCTACGACTGCTTCCCGCAGTGGGACCCGACCGACACCGAGACCGGGGCCTGGAACTCGGAGTACGACAACCTGGTCGTCACCAACTCCACCCACGTCTGGGTCGACCACAACACCTTCAGCGACGGCGACCGCCCCGACTCGGCCCAGCCGTACTACTTCGGCACGGTCTACCAGCAGCACGACGGCCTCTTCGACATCGTGCGCGGCGCCGACCTGGTCACCGTCTCGTGGAACGTCCTCAAGGACCACGACAAGACGATGCTCATCGGTAACAGCGACAGCGCGGGCGCGACCGACCGGGGCAAGCTCCGGGTGACCCTGCACCACAACCTGTTCCAGAACCTGAAGGAGCGCGCCCCGCGCGTCCGCTTCGGCCAGGTCGACTCGTACAACAACCACTTCGTGGCCCAGACCGGGCACGCGTACGGCTACTCCTACGGCATCGGCATCGAGTCCCAGCTCGTCGCCGAGCACAACGCGTTCACGCTCTCCGCGGACCACGACCCGGCGCTCATCCTGAAGAAGTGGAAGGAGTCCCCGCTGACGGCCGGCGACAACTACGTCAACGGGAAGAAGACCGACCTGATCGCCGTCCACAACGCGGGCGTCCCCGCGGAGCAGCTCGCCTCGGGCGCCGGCTGGACCCCGGTCCTGCGGACCAAGGTCGACTCGCCGCGCGCCGTCCCGGCGCTCGTGGACCGCGAGGCCGGAGCCGGCGGCCACTGCTGA
- a CDS encoding SigE family RNA polymerase sigma factor, whose protein sequence is MGTVVDAAAAAEFHQFFEAHYAELARLAHLLTGEADAADDLAADALMALWHRWDRMREAEHPVAYARGVVANLARTRIRSAVRERRRIALFWAPRSGGGDGFTVDDPDVATVVDVQEALRRLPFRKRACVVLRHAFDLSERDTSLVLGISVGTVKSQTSRGLAELQRLLGPGAGPAPARVAVAGQPGGGGH, encoded by the coding sequence GTGGGCACTGTGGTCGACGCTGCCGCTGCCGCCGAGTTCCATCAGTTCTTCGAGGCGCACTACGCTGAACTGGCTCGTCTCGCCCACCTGTTGACGGGCGAGGCGGATGCGGCCGATGATCTGGCCGCTGACGCCCTGATGGCCCTCTGGCATCGCTGGGACCGGATGAGGGAGGCCGAACACCCCGTCGCGTACGCGCGCGGGGTCGTCGCCAACCTGGCGCGCACCCGCATCCGCAGCGCGGTGCGCGAGCGCCGCAGGATCGCCTTGTTCTGGGCGCCGCGTTCCGGTGGCGGCGACGGGTTCACCGTCGACGACCCCGACGTGGCCACCGTGGTGGACGTCCAGGAGGCGCTGCGTAGGCTGCCGTTCAGGAAACGCGCCTGCGTCGTGCTGCGGCACGCGTTCGACCTGTCCGAACGGGACACGTCGTTGGTCCTCGGGATATCGGTCGGTACGGTCAAGAGCCAGACGTCCCGGGGCTTGGCGGAGTTGCAGCGGCTGCTGGGCCCCGGGGCGGGCCCGGCTCCGGCACGGGTGGCCGTGGCGGGGCAGCCCGGCGGAGGAGGGCATTGA